One genomic window of Streptomonospora nanhaiensis includes the following:
- a CDS encoding helix-turn-helix domain-containing protein, protein MRARGGQVLAANLRVLREMAGISLSELARGSGIAKGTLSQLESGAGNPTLETVFSLSNALGVPVSSLLTERRDPDVVLVRAEDVEVFSGDAVDLRMLRRLDLTEGTIELYDQRFRPGRPQYSDGHPGREHHIVTSGVLRLGPPDDPFELGPGDYVCFSAEHPHFYEAVGPDPVASTLLLQYSDDAPSPAARACSVHGRRRRG, encoded by the coding sequence GTGCGCGCACGCGGCGGACAGGTGTTGGCGGCCAATCTGCGTGTCCTGCGCGAAATGGCGGGGATCTCGCTCTCGGAGCTGGCGCGCGGGTCGGGGATCGCCAAGGGCACCCTGTCGCAGCTGGAATCGGGCGCGGGCAACCCCACCCTGGAGACCGTGTTCAGTCTGTCGAACGCCCTGGGTGTCCCGGTGTCCTCGCTGCTGACCGAGCGCCGCGACCCCGACGTGGTGCTCGTGCGGGCCGAGGACGTCGAGGTCTTCAGCGGCGACGCCGTGGACCTGCGCATGCTGCGCCGCCTCGACCTCACCGAGGGCACGATCGAACTCTACGACCAGCGCTTCCGCCCCGGGCGGCCGCAGTACTCCGACGGCCACCCCGGCCGCGAGCACCACATCGTCACCTCCGGCGTCCTGCGGCTGGGCCCGCCCGACGACCCCTTCGAGCTGGGCCCGGGCGACTACGTGTGCTTCTCCGCCGAGCACCCGCACTTCTACGAGGCGGTGGGCCCCGACCCGGTGGCCTCCACCCTGCTCCTTCAGTACTCCGACGACGCCCCCTCGCCCGCGGCGCGCGCGTGCTCGGTGCACGGCCGCCGGCGCCGCGGCTGA
- a CDS encoding alanine/glycine:cation symporter family protein codes for MEILVTINDWLWNPLVVLALGLGLTLTVLTRGVQFRLLPDMLRQIRAGKSGGKDATEGISPFQALALTLSSRVGVGNIAGVATAIAAGGPGALFWMGVMALLGSALAFVESTVAQIYKRKIDGRFWGGIPYYIERGLGLKWLAVVAAVTTIALYAVLAPGVQANNITAAIDTATGVSPWISGVALTAVFAFVVFGGRKRVVGVADILVPVMAAGYILAAVVVLAVHATEIPGAVALILGSAFGVDSVFGGIVGAAVAWGVRRAMFSNVAGVGEGTYGSAAADVSHPVKQGLVQAFSIYIDTLFVCMATGLMIVVTGNYNVVTEDGQQLADNLPGVEAGAAYTQAAVSSVAPGVGPVFVAVAITLFAFTTLVAFYYISETALTYLSRTGVRGGWVLALRLVMIAVTMYASVQSADLIWAIGDVGYASLAWVNMLCLLFLAKPALRALRDYDTQRKAGLDPTFDPEKAGIPGADYWIGDDAPARR; via the coding sequence ATGGAAATCCTCGTCACCATCAACGACTGGCTGTGGAACCCGCTGGTCGTGCTGGCCCTGGGACTGGGCCTGACCCTGACCGTGCTCACCCGCGGCGTGCAGTTCCGGCTGCTGCCCGACATGCTCCGCCAGATCCGCGCAGGAAAGAGCGGCGGCAAGGACGCCACCGAGGGCATCTCCCCGTTCCAGGCCCTGGCCCTGACGCTGTCCAGCCGTGTCGGCGTGGGCAACATCGCCGGCGTCGCCACCGCCATCGCCGCGGGCGGGCCCGGCGCCCTGTTCTGGATGGGCGTCATGGCGCTGCTGGGCAGCGCCCTGGCGTTCGTCGAGTCGACCGTCGCCCAGATCTACAAGCGCAAGATCGACGGCCGGTTCTGGGGCGGCATCCCCTACTACATCGAACGCGGCCTGGGCCTGAAGTGGCTGGCCGTGGTCGCCGCCGTCACCACCATCGCGCTGTACGCGGTGCTGGCGCCCGGCGTGCAGGCCAACAACATCACCGCCGCGATCGACACCGCGACCGGGGTGAGCCCCTGGATCAGCGGGGTGGCCCTCACCGCCGTCTTCGCCTTCGTCGTGTTCGGCGGGCGCAAGCGGGTCGTGGGGGTGGCCGACATCCTGGTGCCGGTCATGGCGGCCGGCTACATCCTGGCCGCGGTGGTCGTGCTCGCCGTGCACGCCACCGAGATCCCGGGCGCCGTCGCCCTGATCCTGGGCAGCGCGTTCGGCGTCGACTCGGTCTTCGGCGGCATCGTCGGCGCGGCGGTCGCGTGGGGCGTGCGCCGCGCCATGTTCTCCAACGTCGCCGGCGTGGGCGAGGGCACCTACGGGTCGGCGGCCGCCGACGTCTCGCACCCGGTCAAGCAGGGGCTGGTGCAGGCGTTCTCGATCTACATCGACACCCTGTTCGTCTGCATGGCGACCGGCCTGATGATCGTGGTGACCGGCAACTACAACGTCGTCACCGAGGACGGGCAGCAGCTGGCCGACAACCTGCCGGGCGTGGAGGCCGGGGCCGCCTACACCCAGGCGGCGGTCAGTTCGGTGGCGCCGGGCGTGGGCCCGGTGTTCGTCGCCGTCGCGATCACCCTGTTCGCCTTCACCACCCTGGTGGCGTTCTACTACATCTCCGAGACCGCGCTGACCTACCTGTCGCGCACCGGCGTCCGCGGCGGCTGGGTGCTCGCCCTGCGCCTGGTCATGATCGCGGTGACGATGTACGCGTCCGTGCAGTCGGCGGACCTCATCTGGGCGATCGGCGACGTGGGATACGCGTCGCTGGCCTGGGTCAACATGCTGTGCCTGCTGTTCTTGGCCAAGCCCGCGCTGCGCGCCCTGCGCGACTACGACACGCAGCGCAAGGCGGGGCTCGACCCGACGTTCGACCCCGAGAAGGCCGGCATCCCCGGCGCCGACTACTGGATCGGCGACGACGCCCCGGCGCGCCGCTGA
- a CDS encoding dihydrodipicolinate synthase family protein, whose translation MTQEKLDGVIVATALPYQEDPAAPAGLRVDLDRYAEHCRWLVDSGCRGVGPNGSLGEYSSLTDDERRAVARTAIEAVGDDGVVVVGVHGVGAHQARAWAEKAAEDGADGVLCLPPTMYRANESEIIHHFEQVAAAGLPVMVYNNPFDTKVDLTPRLVAEIAAIDNVVAIKEFTGDVRRVLELRELVPDLTVVAGADDVALEALLMGATGWFAGFPNVFPAESARLFELATAGRLEEARALYEPLVAAFRWDSRTEFVQAIKYAMEQVGRYGGPCRPPRGPITGEKLAELEADVRRALDHLASAQPVA comes from the coding sequence ATGACGCAAGAGAAGCTTGACGGGGTCATCGTCGCCACGGCGCTGCCCTACCAGGAGGACCCCGCCGCCCCCGCCGGCCTGCGCGTCGACCTCGACCGCTACGCCGAGCACTGCCGCTGGCTGGTCGACAGCGGCTGCCGCGGCGTGGGCCCCAACGGCTCGCTGGGCGAGTACTCCTCCCTGACCGACGACGAGCGCCGCGCGGTCGCGCGCACCGCCATCGAGGCCGTGGGCGACGACGGCGTCGTGGTGGTGGGCGTGCACGGGGTCGGCGCCCACCAGGCCCGCGCCTGGGCCGAGAAGGCCGCCGAGGACGGCGCCGACGGCGTGCTGTGCCTGCCGCCGACCATGTACCGCGCCAACGAGTCGGAGATCATCCACCACTTCGAGCAGGTGGCCGCCGCCGGCCTGCCGGTGATGGTCTACAACAACCCGTTCGACACCAAGGTCGACCTCACCCCCCGCCTCGTGGCCGAGATCGCCGCCATCGACAACGTCGTGGCGATCAAGGAGTTCACCGGCGACGTGCGCCGCGTGCTGGAGCTGCGCGAGCTGGTGCCCGACCTCACCGTGGTCGCCGGCGCCGACGACGTCGCCCTGGAGGCGCTGCTCATGGGCGCCACCGGCTGGTTCGCCGGGTTCCCCAACGTGTTCCCCGCCGAGTCCGCCCGCCTGTTCGAGCTGGCCACCGCCGGCCGCCTGGAGGAGGCCCGCGCCCTCTACGAGCCGCTGGTCGCGGCGTTCCGCTGGGACTCCCGCACCGAGTTCGTGCAGGCCATCAAGTACGCCATGGAGCAGGTCGGCCGCTACGGCGGCCCGTGCCGGCCCCCGCGCGGCCCCATCACCGGCGAGAAGCTCGCGGAGCTGGAGGCCGACGTGCGCCGCGCCCTGGACCACCTCGCCTCCGCGCAGCCGGTGGCCTGA
- a CDS encoding proline racemase family protein has protein sequence MRAARYFSAVDSHTEGMPTRVITGGVAPIPGATMAERRQYFVEHLDHIRELLVNEPRGHAAMSGAILQPPLHPEADWGVLYIEVSGCLPMCGHGTIGVATVLVETGMVEVTEPVTTVRLDTPAGLVTAEVAVEDGRAAAVTIRNVPSFSLDLDAVVEVPGVGTVTYDMAYGGNFYAIVPAADLGIPFEKAAKDRMMDTGLAIMAAINERNRPVHPADPLISGCKHVQIVAPGRDGSHARNAMVIHPGWFDRSPCGTGTSARMAQLHARGELALNSDFVNESLLGTRFTGRLVEATEVGGLPAAVPTVTGSAWITGMGQYLLDPSDPFPRGFTL, from the coding sequence ATGCGCGCCGCACGCTACTTCTCCGCGGTCGACTCCCACACCGAGGGGATGCCGACCCGGGTGATCACCGGCGGGGTGGCGCCGATCCCGGGCGCCACCATGGCCGAGCGGCGCCAGTACTTCGTCGAGCACCTCGACCACATCCGCGAACTGCTGGTCAACGAGCCGCGGGGGCACGCCGCCATGAGCGGGGCCATCCTGCAGCCGCCCCTGCACCCCGAGGCCGACTGGGGGGTCCTCTACATCGAGGTCTCCGGCTGCCTGCCGATGTGCGGGCACGGCACCATCGGGGTGGCCACCGTCCTGGTGGAGACCGGCATGGTGGAGGTCACCGAGCCGGTGACCACGGTCCGGCTGGACACCCCGGCCGGCCTGGTCACCGCCGAGGTCGCGGTCGAGGACGGCCGGGCGGCGGCGGTCACCATCCGCAACGTCCCGTCGTTCTCGCTGGACCTGGACGCCGTGGTCGAGGTGCCCGGCGTGGGCACGGTCACCTACGACATGGCCTACGGCGGCAACTTCTACGCGATCGTCCCGGCGGCCGACCTCGGAATCCCCTTCGAGAAGGCCGCCAAGGACCGGATGATGGACACCGGCCTGGCGATCATGGCGGCGATCAACGAGCGGAACCGGCCCGTCCACCCGGCCGACCCGCTGATCTCCGGCTGCAAGCACGTGCAGATCGTCGCGCCCGGCCGCGACGGTTCCCACGCGCGCAACGCCATGGTCATCCACCCCGGCTGGTTCGACCGGTCGCCCTGCGGCACCGGCACCAGCGCCCGCATGGCCCAGCTGCACGCCCGCGGCGAGCTGGCGCTGAACAGCGACTTCGTCAACGAGTCGCTGCTGGGCACCCGGTTCACCGGGCGCCTGGTCGAGGCCACCGAGGTCGGCGGGCTGCCGGCCGCGGTGCCCACGGTGACCGGCAGCGCCTGGATCACCGGCATGGGCCAGTACCTGCTGGACCCGAGCGACCCCTTCCCCCGGGGCTTCACGCTCTGA
- a CDS encoding NAD(P)/FAD-dependent oxidoreductase, producing the protein MPGSPDVVVVGAGVVGAACAEALSAAGRRVVVVDRGAPASGTTGAGEGNVLVSDKEPGPELELAKLSRRLWPDLLAGLREELGPRAAEAEWDPKGGLVAALGDTDAEALAAFAATQRDQGVRAEDITPEHARELEPHLTPRVSGAVLYPDDAQLQPVLAATALLAAVRARGGEVRGRTSALGVRRDRSGAVAALATSGGDIPCGAVVNACGPWAGAFAETAGAPLDIRPRRGVVLVTAPLPPGTVRRKVYDADYVGAVGSDDADLQTSTVVESTAAGTVLIGSSRERVGFDDTMRVHVLRAIARKAAALFPVLERVPVMRAYGGFRPYAPDHLPVIGPDPRLPGLWHATGHEGAGIGLAAGTGRLLADLLTGADPVLDPAPFRVDRPALLAGAPA; encoded by the coding sequence ATGCCGGGGAGTCCCGACGTCGTCGTGGTCGGCGCGGGCGTCGTGGGCGCCGCGTGCGCCGAGGCGCTGAGCGCGGCCGGCCGCCGCGTCGTGGTGGTCGACCGCGGCGCCCCCGCGTCGGGCACCACCGGAGCGGGCGAGGGCAACGTCCTGGTCTCCGACAAGGAGCCCGGCCCCGAACTGGAACTGGCCAAGCTGTCCCGCCGCCTGTGGCCCGACCTGCTGGCCGGCCTGCGCGAGGAGCTGGGCCCGCGCGCCGCCGAGGCCGAGTGGGACCCCAAGGGCGGCCTGGTCGCCGCCCTCGGCGACACCGACGCCGAGGCCCTGGCCGCCTTCGCCGCCACCCAGCGCGACCAGGGCGTGCGCGCCGAGGACATCACCCCCGAGCACGCCCGCGAGCTGGAGCCCCACCTCACCCCGCGCGTCTCCGGCGCCGTCCTCTACCCCGACGACGCCCAGCTCCAGCCGGTGCTCGCCGCCACCGCGCTCCTGGCGGCCGTGCGCGCCCGCGGCGGCGAGGTCCGCGGCCGCACCAGCGCGCTGGGCGTGCGCCGCGACCGCTCCGGCGCCGTCGCCGCCCTGGCCACCAGCGGCGGCGACATCCCCTGCGGCGCCGTGGTCAACGCCTGCGGCCCCTGGGCCGGCGCCTTCGCCGAGACCGCCGGGGCCCCGCTGGACATCCGCCCCCGGCGCGGCGTCGTCCTGGTCACCGCCCCGCTGCCGCCGGGCACCGTGCGCCGCAAGGTCTACGACGCCGACTACGTGGGCGCCGTCGGCAGCGACGACGCCGACCTGCAGACCTCCACCGTGGTGGAGTCCACCGCCGCCGGGACCGTGCTCATCGGCTCCAGCCGCGAGCGCGTCGGATTCGACGACACCATGCGCGTCCACGTGCTGCGCGCCATCGCCCGCAAGGCCGCCGCCCTGTTCCCCGTGCTGGAGCGGGTGCCCGTCATGCGGGCCTACGGCGGGTTCCGCCCCTACGCCCCCGACCACCTGCCGGTCATCGGGCCCGACCCCCGCCTGCCCGGCCTGTGGCACGCCACCGGCCACGAGGGCGCCGGGATCGGCCTGGCCGCCGGCACCGGCCGGCTGCTGGCCGACCTGCTCACCGGCGCCGACCCCGTGCTCGACCCCGCGCCCTTCCGCGTGGACCGCCCCGCGCTCCTGGCGGGAGCCCCCGCGTGA
- a CDS encoding YDG/SRA domain-containing protein has translation MAYQRTFGEIPGHPEGSTYATRAEMRKHGLHAHNQAGISGTKKQGADAIVLSGGYPDDQDYGDIIVYTGHGGQDANKKQIADQTLDDNGNAGLVKSQLDKLPVRVIRGSEEDSEFAPASGYQYGGLYRVVRHWFKTRADGFKVCQFLMVKWGSVADVEDPQLPAGIELPVQAGDEGDTAEVGPVGRTKHVINKVQRRADVVRNVKSWYKNQCQICRKSVDLPSGPSSEAAHIRPLGVPHNGPDHESNVLCLCPNDHLRFDNGALYITSDFKIVDNLTGEVIGDLWVQSEHKIGVEYINYHHESWTKE, from the coding sequence ATGGCGTATCAGCGAACGTTCGGCGAGATCCCTGGGCACCCTGAAGGGTCGACCTACGCCACACGGGCAGAAATGCGCAAGCATGGGCTTCATGCGCATAACCAGGCAGGTATTTCAGGAACTAAGAAGCAAGGCGCGGACGCGATCGTGCTGAGCGGTGGTTATCCTGACGACCAAGACTACGGCGATATCATTGTTTACACCGGGCATGGTGGCCAGGACGCCAACAAAAAACAGATTGCAGATCAAACGCTCGATGATAATGGAAATGCTGGCTTGGTCAAGAGTCAACTTGACAAACTGCCGGTGCGAGTGATTCGCGGTTCGGAAGAAGACTCCGAATTTGCGCCCGCAAGCGGTTATCAGTATGGTGGCTTGTATAGAGTGGTAAGGCACTGGTTCAAAACTCGCGCTGACGGTTTCAAGGTCTGCCAGTTTCTAATGGTCAAGTGGGGGAGTGTCGCTGACGTCGAGGATCCCCAGCTCCCTGCGGGGATCGAGCTCCCTGTGCAGGCAGGTGATGAAGGCGACACTGCTGAAGTGGGCCCCGTTGGCCGCACCAAGCATGTTATCAACAAGGTCCAGCGAAGAGCTGACGTTGTTCGCAATGTGAAGTCTTGGTATAAGAACCAGTGTCAGATCTGCAGGAAGTCAGTAGACTTGCCGAGTGGGCCCAGTAGTGAGGCGGCGCATATTCGCCCTCTGGGTGTCCCGCACAATGGTCCGGATCATGAATCCAACGTCTTGTGCCTCTGTCCAAATGATCACCTTCGGTTTGACAATGGGGCCCTCTATATCACCTCTGATTTCAAAATTGTTGACAATTTAACAGGTGAGGTAATTGGGGATCTTTGGGTGCAGTCGGAACATAAAATCGGAGTGGAGTACATTAATTATCACCATGAGTCTTGGACAAAGGAATGA
- a CDS encoding aldehyde dehydrogenase family protein, giving the protein MSVEASIDPRTGRQVEEVAATSRPEEVAAAALAAERAAPAVEAMGRSGRAALLRALGAALENGRERITAVADRETALGPDRLNGELTRTVAQAEHFAEVLEEGSYLEAAIDHAAGPGQPDLRRMLVPLGPVAVFGASNFPLAFSVPGGDTVSALAAGCPVVVKAHESHPATSELVFRVMADAARQAGAPEGVLGLVRGREAGGALVADPRIKAVGFTGSAAGGRALMDIAAARPEPIPFYGELSGINPVVVTRAAARHRAARIAAGVLASVTGSGGQLCTKPGLVFVPAGAEGDALAEEVRAGFAAAPAAVLLNERVHTAYGSIGARLAGLPGVAVLAEGAAAPAEGYWAAPRLLGVAAADLTADAAEECFGPLAVLVRYTGEEELRAALRRLPPSLSAALHTGTAEEGEDAAEVAALTSVLRAGSGRVVFGGFPTGVRVSWAQNHGGPWPSTSTVHTSVGATAIRRFLRPFTWQDAPEPVLPPELRDDQPSIPRRIDGRLVLPAAY; this is encoded by the coding sequence GTGTCCGTCGAAGCCAGCATCGACCCGCGTACCGGACGCCAGGTCGAGGAGGTGGCCGCCACCTCGCGGCCCGAAGAGGTCGCCGCCGCGGCGCTGGCGGCCGAGCGCGCCGCGCCCGCTGTCGAGGCCATGGGCCGGTCGGGGCGCGCGGCACTGCTGCGCGCCCTCGGCGCCGCCCTGGAGAACGGCCGCGAGCGCATCACCGCCGTCGCCGACCGGGAGACCGCCCTGGGGCCCGACCGCCTCAACGGCGAGCTGACCCGGACCGTGGCCCAGGCCGAGCACTTCGCCGAGGTGCTGGAGGAGGGCTCCTACCTGGAGGCCGCCATCGACCACGCCGCCGGGCCCGGACAGCCCGACCTGCGCCGGATGCTCGTGCCGCTCGGCCCGGTGGCGGTGTTCGGGGCGAGCAACTTCCCGCTGGCCTTCTCCGTGCCCGGCGGCGACACGGTGTCGGCCCTGGCCGCCGGCTGCCCGGTCGTCGTCAAGGCCCACGAGTCGCACCCGGCGACCAGCGAGCTGGTCTTCCGCGTCATGGCCGACGCCGCACGGCAGGCCGGGGCGCCCGAGGGCGTGCTGGGCCTGGTCCGCGGCCGCGAGGCCGGCGGCGCGCTGGTCGCCGACCCCCGGATCAAGGCCGTCGGGTTCACCGGGTCGGCCGCCGGAGGGCGGGCGCTGATGGACATCGCGGCCGCGCGCCCGGAGCCCATCCCCTTCTACGGCGAGCTGTCCGGCATCAACCCCGTCGTGGTCACCCGCGCGGCGGCGCGGCACCGCGCGGCGCGGATCGCGGCCGGGGTCCTCGCCTCGGTGACCGGCAGCGGCGGCCAGCTGTGCACCAAGCCCGGCCTGGTGTTCGTCCCGGCGGGCGCCGAGGGCGACGCCCTGGCCGAGGAGGTGCGCGCCGGGTTCGCCGCCGCGCCGGCGGCGGTGCTGCTCAACGAGCGCGTGCACACCGCCTACGGGTCGATCGGCGCGCGGCTGGCCGGCCTGCCCGGCGTCGCGGTGCTCGCCGAGGGCGCGGCCGCGCCCGCCGAGGGCTACTGGGCGGCCCCGCGCCTGCTCGGCGTCGCCGCCGCCGACCTGACGGCGGACGCCGCCGAGGAGTGCTTCGGCCCGCTGGCCGTCCTGGTCCGCTACACGGGGGAGGAGGAGCTGCGCGCGGCCCTGCGCCGCCTTCCGCCGTCGCTGTCGGCTGCCCTGCACACCGGCACCGCCGAGGAGGGCGAGGACGCCGCCGAGGTCGCCGCGCTGACGTCCGTCCTGCGCGCGGGATCGGGCCGCGTGGTGTTCGGCGGCTTCCCCACGGGCGTGCGCGTGTCGTGGGCCCAGAACCACGGCGGCCCGTGGCCGTCGACCTCCACCGTCCACACGTCGGTCGGCGCCACCGCCATCCGCCGCTTCCTCCGCCCGTTCACCTGGCAGGACGCCCCCGAGCCCGTTCTTCCTCCCGAACTCCGCGACGACCAGCCGTCCATCCCCCGCCGCATCGACGGCCGCCTCGTCCTCCCCGCCGCCTACTGA
- a CDS encoding FAD/NAD(P)-dependent oxidoreductase, translating to MTQTTPAAPAARTDRVVVVGAGPAGLAAARSAAAAGAAVLVIDAEPAPGGQYLRRDALAGADDRDPATALPPGVEHRPDTVVWAIEPVPGGHRLHLRTGPADDPGRTGATVDTRALVLATGAHDRALPFPGWDLPGVYTAGAAQALAKAQRLAVGERVLLAGTGPFLLPVARSLLDAGARITAVLEAGEPVTGWLRHPGGVLAGSGKLGELAGHLAALARHRVPYRPRTTVVAAHGTDAVEAATTVRLDRDWNPVPGTERRVEADAVCVGFGFTPQTELAVAAGCAMAEGFVRVDAAQATSVPGVFAAGELTGIGGAALSAAEGEVAGAAAARLVGRDPRPPLAALRRVRRGRRFAAALAAAHPVRPGWSTWLAEDTLVCRCEEVRAGELRAAARERGASAARPLKLVTRAGLGPCQGRVCGRNVAELLGDPRLADGFARRPIAAPVRLGELAAGDTADGADTPAGRR from the coding sequence ATGACCCAGACGACCCCGGCCGCCCCGGCCGCCCGCACGGACCGCGTCGTCGTGGTCGGCGCCGGCCCCGCCGGCCTGGCCGCCGCGCGCAGCGCCGCCGCCGCGGGCGCCGCCGTCCTGGTGATCGACGCCGAGCCCGCGCCCGGCGGCCAGTACCTGCGCCGCGACGCCCTCGCCGGCGCCGATGACCGCGACCCCGCCACCGCGCTGCCGCCCGGTGTCGAGCACCGCCCCGACACCGTGGTGTGGGCGATCGAGCCCGTGCCCGGCGGCCACCGCCTGCACCTGCGCACCGGCCCCGCCGACGACCCCGGCCGCACCGGTGCCACCGTCGACACCCGCGCCCTGGTGCTGGCCACCGGAGCGCACGACCGCGCCCTGCCCTTCCCCGGGTGGGACCTGCCCGGCGTGTACACCGCCGGAGCCGCCCAGGCGCTGGCCAAGGCCCAGCGCCTGGCCGTCGGCGAGCGGGTCCTGCTCGCCGGCACCGGTCCGTTCCTGCTGCCCGTCGCCCGCTCACTGCTCGACGCCGGCGCGCGCATCACCGCCGTCCTGGAGGCGGGCGAGCCCGTCACCGGCTGGCTGCGCCACCCCGGCGGGGTCCTGGCCGGCAGCGGCAAGCTCGGCGAACTCGCCGGCCACCTCGCCGCGCTCGCCCGCCACCGGGTGCCCTACCGGCCGCGCACCACGGTCGTGGCCGCCCACGGCACCGACGCGGTCGAGGCCGCCACCACCGTGCGGCTGGACCGCGACTGGAACCCGGTGCCCGGCACCGAGCGGCGCGTCGAGGCCGACGCGGTCTGCGTCGGCTTCGGGTTCACCCCGCAGACCGAGCTGGCCGTCGCCGCCGGGTGCGCCATGGCCGAGGGCTTCGTGCGGGTCGACGCCGCCCAGGCCACCTCGGTGCCCGGGGTGTTCGCCGCCGGCGAGCTGACCGGGATCGGCGGTGCCGCGCTCTCGGCCGCCGAGGGCGAGGTCGCCGGAGCCGCCGCCGCCCGCCTGGTGGGCCGCGACCCCCGCCCCCCGCTGGCCGCGCTGCGCCGGGTCCGGCGCGGGCGCCGGTTCGCCGCCGCGCTGGCCGCGGCCCACCCCGTGCGCCCCGGCTGGTCCACCTGGCTCGCCGAGGACACCCTGGTCTGCCGCTGCGAGGAGGTCCGCGCCGGGGAGCTGCGCGCGGCCGCCCGCGAGCGCGGCGCCTCGGCGGCGCGCCCCCTCAAGCTGGTCACCCGGGCCGGACTCGGCCCCTGCCAGGGCCGCGTCTGCGGCCGCAACGTCGCCGAGCTGCTCGGCGACCCGCGACTCGCCGACGGGTTCGCCCGCCGGCCCATCGCCGCCCCCGTGCGGCTCGGCGAGCTGGCCGCCGGCGACACCGCCGACGGCGCCGACACACCCGCGGGCCGCCGGTGA
- a CDS encoding (2Fe-2S)-binding protein has protein sequence MSERLTARIDGREVAVTPGETVAAVLLRQGRRSWRTTRGAGRPRGVFCGIGVCFDCLVVVNGVPDVRACRRRVADGDDIRVQHGAELPR, from the coding sequence GTGAGCGAGCGCCTGACCGCGCGGATCGACGGCCGCGAGGTCGCCGTCACGCCCGGAGAGACCGTGGCCGCGGTGCTGCTGCGCCAGGGGCGCCGCTCCTGGCGCACCACCCGGGGCGCCGGCCGCCCGCGCGGCGTCTTCTGCGGCATCGGCGTCTGCTTCGACTGCCTGGTGGTCGTCAACGGCGTGCCCGACGTGCGCGCCTGCCGCCGCCGGGTCGCCGACGGCGACGACATCCGCGTGCAGCACGGAGCGGAGCTGCCCCGATGA
- a CDS encoding carbonic anhydrase, giving the protein MAISRRGALAAKAAGGAGLLVGGLGALPALADEDAPAPRRLTPDEALDRLKAGNRRWRRLDQRHPREGQATRDRLVAGQHPFALVVGCADSRVPPELVFDQGLGDIFDVRSAGQVLDESVLGSVVYGVEHVHIPLIVVLGHSSCGAVTAAVDVHRGAPLPEGHIGYLVEHILPVVESTPDTGGDYVKTCVTANARHIAAELAADPELTDAVQSGTVHIVAARYDLDTSRVHFLD; this is encoded by the coding sequence ATGGCGATCTCCCGCCGTGGCGCGCTCGCCGCGAAAGCGGCCGGCGGCGCCGGATTGCTCGTCGGCGGGCTCGGCGCCCTCCCCGCGTTAGCCGACGAGGACGCCCCCGCCCCCCGACGCCTCACCCCTGACGAGGCCCTCGACCGCCTCAAGGCCGGCAACCGCCGCTGGCGCCGCCTGGACCAGCGCCACCCCCGCGAAGGCCAGGCGACCCGCGACCGCCTCGTGGCGGGCCAGCACCCCTTCGCCCTCGTGGTCGGCTGCGCCGACTCCCGCGTCCCCCCGGAACTCGTGTTCGACCAGGGCCTGGGCGACATCTTCGACGTCCGCTCCGCCGGCCAGGTCCTCGACGAGTCGGTCCTGGGCAGCGTCGTCTACGGCGTCGAGCACGTCCACATCCCGCTGATCGTCGTCCTGGGCCACTCCTCGTGCGGCGCGGTCACCGCCGCCGTCGACGTCCACCGGGGCGCCCCCCTGCCCGAGGGCCACATCGGCTACCTCGTGGAGCACATCCTCCCCGTCGTGGAGTCCACCCCCGACACCGGCGGCGACTACGTCAAGACCTGCGTCACCGCCAACGCCCGCCACATCGCCGCCGAACTCGCCGCCGACCCTGAGCTCACCGACGCCGTCCAGTCCGGCACCGTCCACATCGTCGCGGCCCGCTACGACCTCGACACCTCCCGCGTCCACTTCTTGGACTAA